A window from Staphylococcus succinus encodes these proteins:
- a CDS encoding DUF1405 domain-containing protein: protein MNLTSLWHMIIYHKIIIYFLLICNILGTIYGYIWYGTQLKVTSWQFIPFVPDSPTASLFLCIAIVGFIIGKNFSIIEALAFVSLIKYGIWAVIMNIVMFIQYDSVTMIGCMLILSHGIMALEGFLFYPRFKITGPAFIVAMIWVFHNDMIDYVFMQYPFYDFIGSHLESVAYLAFVLSVIPLVLYLYLTRFKKSKIFDHH from the coding sequence ATGAACCTAACATCGCTATGGCATATGATTATTTATCACAAAATCATTATTTATTTTCTGCTTATTTGTAATATATTAGGGACTATTTATGGCTATATTTGGTATGGTACACAATTAAAAGTCACAAGTTGGCAATTTATACCATTTGTTCCAGATAGCCCAACAGCATCACTATTCTTATGTATTGCAATAGTAGGCTTCATTATTGGCAAAAACTTCTCAATAATAGAAGCACTTGCCTTTGTATCACTCATAAAGTATGGTATTTGGGCAGTTATTATGAATATCGTGATGTTTATTCAATATGATTCAGTAACAATGATTGGATGTATGCTTATTTTATCTCATGGTATAATGGCATTGGAAGGATTCTTGTTTTATCCACGATTTAAAATAACAGGGCCTGCCTTTATAGTTGCTATGATTTGGGTTTTCCACAACGACATGATTGACTATGTATTTATGCAATATCCATTTTACGATTTTATTGGTAGTCATTTGGAAAGTGTAGCTTATCTTGCATTTGTATTAAGTGTCATTCCATTAGTATTATATTTATATTTAACTCGATTTAAAAAGTCTAAAATATTTGACCATCATTAA
- a CDS encoding YpiB family protein has translation MTDTLQLQQTKVTFIEYILFHYDFKSRISVWILNYIKSSLDALQQIHFVDEVISSHNTLEIAVIDTDKQGIKLTLKDKQLINTDEIFNFVVSQSVPFDIKIYFNENQHRESRLDELLLAQLLNSPYYAMYMQDIYSIPLTKQSESSIIKHLQENIDLSLQLHDKELFYQLSQILNTFKLRDVNITTKD, from the coding sequence TTGACTGATACATTGCAATTACAACAAACTAAAGTAACATTTATTGAATATATACTTTTTCATTATGACTTCAAGTCGCGGATTAGTGTGTGGATATTAAATTATATTAAAAGCTCATTAGATGCTTTACAACAAATACACTTTGTTGACGAAGTCATTTCAAGCCACAACACATTAGAAATTGCTGTAATTGATACCGATAAACAAGGGATCAAGCTCACACTTAAAGATAAGCAACTTATAAATACTGATGAGATTTTCAATTTTGTTGTAAGTCAATCTGTACCTTTCGATATTAAGATATATTTTAATGAAAATCAGCATAGAGAGTCTAGGCTTGATGAGTTATTATTAGCACAATTATTAAACTCTCCTTATTATGCAATGTATATGCAAGATATTTATAGTATACCGTTAACAAAGCAAAGTGAATCTTCTATTATTAAGCACTTACAAGAGAATATTGATTTAAGTTTACAATTACATGATAAAGAATTATTTTATCAATTATCTCAAATCCTTAATACTTTTAAATTAAGAGATGTAAATATAACGACAAAGGATTGA